DNA from Bacteroidales bacterium:
CTATTTGTAATTGACATTTAATTTTCATCAGATTCTCCTGATTATTAAAACCAGAAAAAACAAAGATAAAAAAACCGTGTATAGTCTTTACTTTTCAATAGCTCAGGCCGCCAGCTGACGGACGGGGGTTTTTAATCCTTCAATTCAATCGCTTACTAAAAGGACAAACACTAATTAAGCGGGTTTGCCGTCATTTTTATGGTGTAGCGAAATTTTATGGTGAAGTCGAGTGGCGCTGTGTTGCAGGCGTTGGTGTAAGTAAGTTTAAAGCTGTGCGGGTTGTTTTTTATCAGCTCCTCCATGCGGTCGAGGCCGCCTTGCTGCACTGCCAAACTTTGAGGATTGTTGACCAGTTGGCTTAGATTCACATCCGCAAGGTTGGCGATGGTGGCCATTCCCTGATCTGTGAGGTCGGAAACCTGCAGGTGTGCTTCGATAATTTTTTGGTCTTCGGCACCCTGGTGCATCGTTAGCCAATACGTTACGTCAGTGATCTCGATAGATTTGATTTTGTTGCCGTAATCATTGATAATTGAACTTTTTTCAGCCATATCCACCGCTTCCACAATGGTGCTTAAGGTGTCGGTGGTGTAAATGGTAAATTCGTTTTCGAAGGTAAAAGTTTCGCTAATGTCGAGCAGATCACTTTCGCAGCTTTGTAGCCAAAGCATTGCTGTTGCCGCAAACATCATCAGGAGAGTTGGTTTGAAAAATTTCGTCATTGTTTAAGTTTTAGAATTTATAAAAAGAGATGCAAGTATAAAACTTTTTTACGGAAAGAGCTGGGCGCAGGACGCAAAGAGCGTGGCGCATGGCGCATGGCGCAAAGAGCATGGCGCAAAGAGCGTGGTGCAAAGAGCGTGGTTCGGGCTGTTGACTGCCGCCTGAGGACTGCCGACTGTTTTCTCAGATTATCGTATCATTTTCGGAGAGATAGTATTGGATAGCGTCGGCAATGGATTCTTCGCTGATTTTCTCGAATGGTATGTTCGCTTCTTCGAGTGAAGCAATCATGTTTTCGCCGATATTTCGCACCAGCATTACCTTGCAATCGCCAAGTACTTCGGTGAGTTCGTGGTGGCTGTTTTCATCGTCAGTGCAGATCGGATTGGGACGAAATTCCAGATGGCTGATGCTGTTGTTGGCGATGGTGGCTACAGCAAAAAAAGTAGCTTCATCAGCGTGGGCATCTACATGGTTTTTGTCGGAGGTCGGAATGGCTATTTTTATCATGATGTATCAAAAGATTATGTGTGATTTATTTTGATAACAAACACAAAGGGAAAAGAGTTTTTGAGTAACGCCTGTCTTTAAGCGAAATTTTCACCGCTGAAGTTAGATACTTCTTGAAAACCTGTGGAGGCATTTTGCTCGTTTGGTTAGCTTTGCACATTCATCAATAGAACATAAATTGGAAAAGCATCTTCTTAGCAAATCAACTTTTATTCGTGGGGTACAGTGCAACAAATCGTTGTATCTGCACAAGCACCGCCCTTTCCTGCGCGACAGGCTCTCACCCGAACAACTCGCCCGTTTTAGCCGTGGCACCAATGTGGGTTTGCTGGCACAAAATCTTTTTCCCGGAGGCATCGACTGTAAACCTGGCTCCCCGCGCCAATATGCAAAATCGCTGGAAAAAACCCAACAGATTGTTCAGGAGGCTTCCGCCAATGTTATCTACGAAGCCGTTTTTCAACACCAGCAAGTGCTCATTATGCTCGATGTGCTGGTGCACGAAAATGGAAGTTGGAATGCCTATGAAGTGAAGAGTTCACTGAAGATTTCCGAAACATTTTTGCTGGATGCAGCCCTGCAATATTACGTGATGAAGGGCGCCGGGCTGGCGTTAAACAAATTTTTTCTGGTTCATCTCAACCCCGATTATGTCCGCGACAGCCAGCTTGATCTGCACCAATTGTTTACTAAAACCGACGTTACCGATCAGGTGCTGCAGCGGCAGTCATTTATAGCACAAAAGATCGGCGAGCTGATTGGGGTGGTGGCGCTCACCAAATCTCCCGGAATCCCTATTGGTACCCATTGCAACAATCCATATCCCTGCGATTTCATAGGTCATTGCTACAAAAATGTTCCGGCTGGTTCCGTTTTGGAACTAACCCTTTGGAGTGATGAAGAAAAGTTTGCAATGTATTATGCAGGGACGATAGCGCTTGCTGATATTAATAACACAACAGAACTGAGTCAGGCGCAGCAAATCGAGCTGCATTGCCGGCAAGAGGGTCGCGAGCATTTCGACACCGGCGGGTTAAAAGATTTTTATAATAAAATTTCTGATGCTCCGGTATTTTTCAGTTTGTTGAGCCATCGGCAGGCAGTGCCGGCATGGAAAGGTTACAGGCCTTACGACCAGCTTCCTCTTTCGGCAAGTTTTGGTAATGGAAATAAAAATTCAACTTTTGTTAATGATTCTCTGGATGCCCCAGACGAACATTTCTTCGATTTTCTGCAACCGCTCATCGCCAGCGGAAAAAGTGTTGTGGTTTTCGATGCTGCCAGATTCCGGGAATTGTTGCAACGAATGGCCCACCGCCACAGCAAAATGAAGTCGGATGTCGAAACTTTTGCCGCGCGCATCATCGATTTCAAAGAGGTGTTTTCACAAATGCTTTATTACAATCCACACGCTGGTCAGGACTTTTCGTTACTGCAACTTTCAAA
Protein-coding regions in this window:
- a CDS encoding NifB/NifX family molybdenum-iron cluster-binding protein, coding for MIKIAIPTSDKNHVDAHADEATFFAVATIANNSISHLEFRPNPICTDDENSHHELTEVLGDCKVMLVRNIGENMIASLEEANIPFEKISEESIADAIQYYLSENDTII
- a CDS encoding DUF2779 domain-containing protein; the encoded protein is MEKHLLSKSTFIRGVQCNKSLYLHKHRPFLRDRLSPEQLARFSRGTNVGLLAQNLFPGGIDCKPGSPRQYAKSLEKTQQIVQEASANVIYEAVFQHQQVLIMLDVLVHENGSWNAYEVKSSLKISETFLLDAALQYYVMKGAGLALNKFFLVHLNPDYVRDSQLDLHQLFTKTDVTDQVLQRQSFIAQKIGELIGVVALTKSPGIPIGTHCNNPYPCDFIGHCYKNVPAGSVLELTLWSDEEKFAMYYAGTIALADINNTTELSQAQQIELHCRQEGREHFDTGGLKDFYNKISDAPVFFSLLSHRQAVPAWKGYRPYDQLPLSASFGNGNKNSTFVNDSLDAPDEHFFDFLQPLIASGKSVVVFDAARFRELLQRMAHRHSKMKSDVETFAARIIDFKEVFSQMLYYNPHAGQDFSLLQLSKNLFGNSHLTNVPFASDALATDRYLKADKPMPEATTQMLEGYSYGLQNMTEAFYKYLKEKY